TCTCATACCGGGCCGCCGGAGGGCCAACCGCCGGCGTCGGCAGCCGTGCCGTCGCCGAATCGGTACCCGGACGCGACTCACCGCCCGCATCCGGGTGGACACGGGCGGTGAGGTTTCGCTGATTAGCTGCCGTCTTCGGCAGTGGTCGGCTCAGCGGGTGCCGGCGTCTCCGACGTCGGCGTCTCCACCGAGTCCTGCGCCTGACCCGGCGCGTTCTCCGACTGGCCGGGGCCGTTCTGCTGGATCACGATCGTGCCCACGGTGTTCGTGCACGCGGTCTGATCGGTGCCCTCGGTGTCGGCGGCCTGCGCCAGCTCGTTCACCGCGGCCACGTCGGTGTCGCACACCCCAGCCGCGATCTGCGCGGCGGTGGCCACCTCGACGTCCTCGAGGACTCCGGCGTTGCCGACGGCGACGTTCACACGCCCGTCGTCAGCGGTGTCCGGCTGCGCGAGGGCCATACCCATACCGGCGGTGAACAGCAGCGAGCCGCCCAGCACAGTTCCGGCGCCCAGGGTCTTCACGGTCTTCGCGACGTTCCTCATGCATTGCTCCTTCTCAGTCGGGAAGCGACGGTCCGGTCCCCCAACGAGGTGACTGCCTCGAACCGGTGGCAGGAGCGGCCTGCCGCGCACGCAGCGCCGCCGCCTCCAACCTGATTGGTTTTACGACGCGCCCGCGATCCAAACGGATCTGGCCCAAATGTGACCCAGCACGCACCCACGTGAATGCAAAACCGCCGGGTGTGCGGTTGCACACCCGGCGGTTTCGCAGGTCGATCAGCGCTTGCTGTACTGAGGCGCCTTGCGGGCCTTCTTGAGGCCGTACTTCTTGCGCTCGATGGCCCGCGGGTCGCGGGTCAGGAAGCCGGCCTTCTTCAGCGCGGGCCGGTCCTCCGGCTGCACCAGGATCAGCGCGCGGGCGATCGCGAGGCGCAGGGCGCCCGCCTGGCCCGACGGGCCGCCACCATCGAGGTGGGCGTAGATGTCGAAGCTGTCCAGCCGGTCCACGGTCACCAGCGGGGCCTTGATCAGCTGCTGGTGCACCTTGTTCGGGAAGTAGTCCTCGAGGGTGCGCCCGTCGAGGTTGAACTGGCCGGTGCCCGGCACGAGCCGGACGCGGACGACGGCCTCCTTGCGGCGGCCGACGGTCTGGATGGGCCGGTCGATGTAGACGGGCTCGCGCGGCGCCGCATCCACGGCGGCGTCGGTCACGGCCTCGACATCGGTGGTCTCAGGGGTCGTATCCACGGTCTCGGTCACTGGGCCACCTGCTTGATTTCGAACGGAATCGGCTGCTGCGCGGTGTGCGGATGCTCCGGCCCGACGTAGACGCGCAGCTTCTTCTTGATCTGACGACCCAGCTTGGTGTGCGGGATCATGCCGAGGATCGCGCGCTCGACGACGCGGTCGGCGTGCTTCTGCATCTCCTCGTTGAGCGACCGCTTCCGCAGCCCACCGGGATAACCCGAGTGACGGTAGTGGAATGTGCGGTCCGCCTTGTTACCGGCGATGGAGATCTTCTCTGCATTGATGACGATGACGAAGTCACCGCCGTCGACGTTCGGCGTGTACGTCGGCTTGTGCTTGCCGCGCAGCAGATTCGCTGCCTGAACGGCGAGCCGGCCGAGCCGCACGTCGGTGGCGTCGATGACGTACCACGAACGTGTGGTGTCACCCGCCTTCGGCGTGTACGTAGGCACAGCGCTACCTCTCTTCTATCGGGTTTCGTGTCCCGGTGACCCGGGTGCCGGTCAGGCATGGGCGGTGAGGTGATCTCGGCGACCGACAGTGACCCGAGGACCCGTGCGTACCGCACGCCAACGAGGCAGCTTACCCGGCGGCGTCGTCGCTGGTCAAAACGCCCTTCGGCCGGCTGACCCGGCACTCGACGCAATCGTAGGGAAACCCCGGATTCCTTTCGGACGCCGCGGCCCTAGCGTCGTGCCGGGACAGCGACCGGCCTGGTCGCCGTCCGCCGGGGGAAAACACCATCAAATCGGAGTGAAATGTTTCGTGCACTGATCATCGCCGTATGTGTCGTGGGGGCGACGGCCGCGGGCGCCGCGACCGCACATGCCGACATCTATTACAAGAACTGCTCGGCGGCCCGCGACGCCGGCGCGGCGCCGATTCTGCAGGGTCAGGACGGCTACGGCGAGCACCTGGACCGCGACGGCGACGGTATCGCCTGCGAGTGAGGGTTTGCGCCACCGTGGCCGTCTCTCCTACGGCCACGGTGGCGCGAACTGCGCGGTCCCCGGCTCCCCTCCTGCGGAACCACGCAGGCTTGTGGTCAGCCGCCCCAAGCGCGGGCTGCGCTGCGGTCGGTCAGCGCCACGTCGTCGGCGCCGTCGCGGACCGCGTTACCCAGGCTGAACAGAATCTCGTTGAGCCCACCGGCGGCCTGCTCCCAACGGGCCTGCTCGATGCGGTAGGCCTCGGCGGCCTCTCGCGTCCACACCGCCTGAAGCGGGGCGATCTGGGCCCGCAACTCGTCAAGTGCGGCGTTGAGGCGGGCCGACGTGGCGTGGATCTCCTGCCGGACGCCGAACTCGATCTCATCGAAGTTGTACGACAGCACATGGTCCATGGCGCGCTCCTCACAGGTGGTTGGCGACCGCACCGATCTGGTGCGAATGGCTCTCGGTGGCCTCACGCAGCGTCTGCGCGTTGAGGCGGATGTTCTCGGCGATCCGCTCGAGGGCCGCGTGCAGTCGCAGCGACTCGGCGTTCCACCGGTCGACGACGTCGCGGAACCGGGCCGCGGCGGCCCCACCCCACACCGACGGCGGCACCGTGCTCATCCGTCCGATGAACGACTGAAGCATCGCGCGGATCTCCTCGTTGCGGGCATCGGTCTTGCTCGCGACCGCGGCCATCAGGTCGAAGTCGGTGTTCAGAGCGCCGCCTGCCGGTGTTGTCATGGGCGTCCTTTCGTCGGGTGTTGTTTGGTTCGACGCAGCGGGTCTTCGTTCGGTTCCATTCGGGTCAGGAATGCGCCCGCGCCGACCTGATCGCCTGTTCGCAGGCGTCGCGCACATCGGCTTCGCGCCCTGGCGCACTCTGGCACCCGATGGCGATGCGCACACCGGACTCGACGAGCACCGTCCAGGCGACCTGACGACCGGCCCGCATCTCCCGGTAGGTCACGGCGGGGCGACCGGCCCGGGTGTCGGCCGGGGTGAAGTCGACGAACACCCCGTCGGGTTCGTAGGCGAGCGCGGCGGACAGCGCTTCGGCGGTCTGCGCGAGATCGGGGCCGACGGACTGTGTCAGGTGCAGTGCGACGTCGCCTCCTGACGGTGAAATTGCCTGCAGCCGAGCCGAACCCGGCCCCGAGGTGATGCGCCGCACCGGCCAGTCGGCCGGGACCAGCACGCCGATCCGGCCCTCGACCAGCA
The window above is part of the Mycolicibacterium rutilum genome. Proteins encoded here:
- the rpsI gene encoding 30S ribosomal protein S9, coding for MDTTPETTDVEAVTDAAVDAAPREPVYIDRPIQTVGRRKEAVVRVRLVPGTGQFNLDGRTLEDYFPNKVHQQLIKAPLVTVDRLDSFDIYAHLDGGGPSGQAGALRLAIARALILVQPEDRPALKKAGFLTRDPRAIERKKYGLKKARKAPQYSKR
- the rplM gene encoding 50S ribosomal protein L13: MPTYTPKAGDTTRSWYVIDATDVRLGRLAVQAANLLRGKHKPTYTPNVDGGDFVIVINAEKISIAGNKADRTFHYRHSGYPGGLRKRSLNEEMQKHADRVVERAILGMIPHTKLGRQIKKKLRVYVGPEHPHTAQQPIPFEIKQVAQ
- a CDS encoding excalibur calcium-binding domain-containing protein: MFRALIIAVCVVGATAAGAATAHADIYYKNCSAARDAGAAPILQGQDGYGEHLDRDGDGIACE
- a CDS encoding WXG100 family type VII secretion target — translated: MDHVLSYNFDEIEFGVRQEIHATSARLNAALDELRAQIAPLQAVWTREAAEAYRIEQARWEQAAGGLNEILFSLGNAVRDGADDVALTDRSAARAWGG
- a CDS encoding WXG100 family type VII secretion target, which gives rise to MTTPAGGALNTDFDLMAAVASKTDARNEEIRAMLQSFIGRMSTVPPSVWGGAAAARFRDVVDRWNAESLRLHAALERIAENIRLNAQTLREATESHSHQIGAVANHL